From one Streptomyces sp. N50 genomic stretch:
- a CDS encoding amidohydrolase family protein, with amino-acid sequence MATELPRIISVDDHVIEPAHLFETWLPKKYRDRGPQPLTAGIGELAYVAGKYQITMDPDGPPTDWWIYEDLKFPYKRNIAAVGFDRDEMTLEGITREQMRPGCWDPAERLKDMDLNHVEGSLCFPTFPRFCGQTFAEAHDKEVALACVRAYNDWMVEEWCGDSGGRLIPLCLIPLWDVELAVAEIRRNAARGVRAMTFSEIPTYLGLPSIHSGYWDPFFAVCQETGTVVNMHIGSSSQMPAASPDAPPAVQASLSFNNAMASMMDFLFSGVLVKFPTLKLAYSEGQMGWIPYALERADDVWEEHRAWGGVRDLIPEPPSTYYYRQMFCCFFRDKHGVASLDVVGRDNATFETDYPHVDSTFPHTKEVALDHVKGLDDETVYKLMRGNAIRMLGLDLDQ; translated from the coding sequence ATGGCCACCGAACTGCCCCGCATCATCAGCGTCGACGACCACGTCATCGAACCCGCGCACCTCTTCGAGACCTGGTTGCCGAAGAAGTACCGCGACCGCGGCCCCCAGCCGCTCACCGCCGGAATCGGCGAACTCGCCTATGTGGCAGGCAAGTACCAGATCACGATGGACCCGGACGGCCCGCCCACCGACTGGTGGATCTACGAGGACCTCAAGTTCCCGTACAAGCGCAACATCGCCGCCGTCGGCTTCGACCGTGACGAGATGACTCTGGAGGGCATCACCCGCGAGCAGATGCGCCCCGGCTGCTGGGACCCGGCCGAGCGGCTCAAGGACATGGACCTCAACCACGTAGAGGGCTCGCTCTGCTTCCCGACCTTCCCGCGCTTCTGCGGCCAGACCTTCGCCGAGGCCCACGACAAGGAGGTCGCGCTCGCCTGCGTCCGCGCCTACAACGACTGGATGGTCGAGGAGTGGTGCGGCGACAGCGGCGGCCGTCTCATCCCGCTGTGTCTGATCCCTTTGTGGGACGTCGAGTTGGCCGTGGCGGAGATCCGCCGGAACGCGGCGCGCGGGGTGCGCGCGATGACCTTCTCCGAGATCCCCACCTACCTCGGGCTGCCCTCCATCCACTCCGGCTACTGGGACCCGTTCTTCGCGGTCTGCCAGGAGACGGGCACGGTCGTCAACATGCACATCGGCAGCAGTTCCCAGATGCCCGCCGCATCGCCGGACGCGCCGCCTGCCGTACAGGCCTCGCTCTCCTTCAACAACGCGATGGCCTCGATGATGGATTTCCTCTTCAGCGGCGTCCTGGTGAAGTTCCCGACCCTCAAACTCGCCTACTCCGAAGGGCAGATGGGCTGGATCCCGTACGCCCTGGAACGCGCCGACGACGTGTGGGAGGAGCACCGCGCGTGGGGCGGGGTGCGCGACCTGATCCCCGAGCCGCCGTCGACGTACTACTACCGGCAGATGTTCTGCTGCTTCTTCCGCGACAAGCACGGGGTCGCTTCGCTGGATGTGGTGGGCCGGGACAACGCCACGTTCGAGACCGACTACCCGCACGTCGACTCAACCTTCCCGCACACCAAGGAAGTTGCCCTCGACCATGTGAAGGGCCTCGACGACGAGACGGTCTACAAGCTGATGCGGGGCAACGCGATCCGCATGCTGGGCCTGGATCTCGATCAGTGA
- a CDS encoding class I adenylate-forming enzyme family protein → MNETAYSLSSSRTLWDLVARRADLTPDRPVLLQDDRALSFGELRDRSERVAAGLYGMGVRPGTVVAWQLPTRIETALLSFALARLGAVQTPVIPFYRDREVGFALRESKAEYFAVPGVWRGFDYGEMARRLGARGIFEAYDSAQLPDGDPALLPAPPTDGTSVRWIYWTSGTTSDPKGVLHTDRSLIAGGSCLAHALHLTADDVGSMAFPYAHIAGPDYTVMLLLYGFPAVMFEQFALPDALEGYRKHGVTVAGGSTAFYSMFLAEQRKQPGEKVIPSLRLLAGGGAPKPPEVYHSVVREMGVQLTHGYGMTEVPMITMGAPDDTVENLATTEGRPPDGMEIRITEGGEVRLRGEAVCQGYLDPAQTAEAFDGDGFLRTGDLGLLTDSGHLILTGRLKDVIIRKGENISAKEIEDLLAAHPDVGDVAVVGLPDVERGELVCAVVEQAEGAGELTLAAVTDYLRAEGLSVHKLPEQLEIVDALPRNETLRKVLKYKLRERYSDPRTIRGR, encoded by the coding sequence ATGAACGAGACGGCGTACTCCCTGAGTTCCTCCCGCACCCTGTGGGACCTGGTCGCCCGCCGCGCCGACCTCACCCCCGACCGCCCGGTCCTCCTCCAGGACGACCGGGCCCTGAGCTTCGGCGAGTTGCGCGACCGATCGGAGCGCGTGGCGGCCGGCCTCTACGGCATGGGCGTCCGCCCCGGCACGGTCGTCGCCTGGCAGCTGCCCACCCGCATCGAGACCGCCCTGCTCTCCTTCGCGCTGGCCCGCCTGGGCGCCGTACAGACCCCGGTGATCCCCTTCTACCGCGACCGCGAAGTCGGCTTCGCGCTACGGGAGTCGAAGGCGGAGTACTTCGCGGTGCCGGGCGTCTGGCGCGGCTTCGACTACGGGGAGATGGCCCGGCGGCTGGGAGCACGGGGGATCTTCGAGGCGTACGACAGCGCCCAACTCCCGGACGGCGACCCGGCCTTGCTCCCCGCCCCGCCCACCGACGGCACCTCCGTCCGCTGGATCTACTGGACCTCCGGCACCACCTCCGACCCCAAAGGCGTGCTGCACACGGACCGTTCACTGATCGCGGGCGGCTCCTGCCTCGCCCACGCGCTGCACCTCACGGCGGACGACGTGGGCTCGATGGCCTTCCCGTACGCGCACATCGCCGGGCCCGACTACACCGTGATGCTGCTGCTGTACGGCTTCCCGGCGGTGATGTTCGAGCAGTTCGCGCTGCCGGACGCCCTGGAGGGCTACCGCAAGCACGGGGTGACGGTGGCCGGCGGCTCAACTGCCTTCTATTCCATGTTCCTTGCCGAGCAGCGCAAACAGCCGGGCGAGAAGGTCATCCCCTCGCTGCGCCTGCTCGCGGGCGGCGGGGCTCCCAAGCCGCCGGAGGTCTACCACTCCGTCGTACGCGAGATGGGGGTCCAGCTCACCCACGGGTACGGCATGACCGAGGTGCCGATGATCACGATGGGGGCGCCCGACGACACCGTGGAGAATCTGGCGACGACCGAGGGGCGGCCGCCGGACGGGATGGAGATACGGATCACGGAGGGCGGGGAGGTGCGGTTGCGCGGGGAGGCCGTGTGTCAGGGGTACTTGGATCCGGCGCAGACGGCGGAGGCGTTCGACGGGGACGGGTTCCTGCGGACCGGGGACCTTGGTCTCCTGACGGACAGCGGGCATCTCATCCTCACCGGGCGGCTGAAGGACGTGATCATCCGCAAGGGGGAGAACATCTCGGCGAAGGAGATCGAGGATCTGCTGGCCGCGCATCCGGACGTCGGGGACGTGGCCGTCGTGGGGCTGCCGGACGTGGAGCGGGGGGAGTTGGTGTGTGCGGTGGTCGAACAGGCGGAGGGGGCCGGGGAGTTGACCCTTGCCGCCGTCACGGACTACCTGCGCGCGGAAGGGCTGTCCGTGCACAAGCTGCCGGAGCAGCTGGAGATCGTGGACGCCCTTCCGCGCAACGAGACCCTGCGGAAGGTGCTCAAGTACAAGCTGCGGGAACGCTATTCGGATCCCAGGACTATTCGGGGACGGTGA
- a CDS encoding EF-hand domain-containing protein: MVSTEYERRIAARFATFDQDGNGFIDREDFNSAAKALLAEFGTAARSDKGQALYIGAEAFWQGMAGIADRDGDQRVSREEFVGGAVKRLRDNPERFAEIGRPFLHAALDVADPDGDGSATIADTVRVLKALGVPDEIAAMAADALDTDSDGKVGEAEIISSFARYFTVPE, from the coding sequence ATGGTCAGCACCGAGTACGAGCGACGGATCGCGGCCCGTTTCGCCACCTTCGACCAGGACGGCAACGGGTTCATCGACCGGGAGGACTTCAACTCGGCGGCCAAGGCGCTGCTCGCGGAGTTCGGTACGGCGGCCCGCTCCGACAAGGGCCAGGCCCTGTACATCGGCGCGGAGGCGTTCTGGCAGGGCATGGCCGGCATCGCCGACCGGGACGGCGACCAGCGCGTCAGCCGCGAGGAGTTCGTGGGCGGCGCGGTCAAGCGCCTGCGCGACAACCCGGAGCGCTTCGCCGAGATCGGTCGCCCCTTCCTGCACGCGGCCCTCGACGTCGCGGACCCGGACGGCGACGGCTCGGCCACCATCGCGGACACCGTGCGCGTCCTCAAGGCCCTCGGCGTCCCCGACGAGATCGCCGCGATGGCCGCCGACGCCCTCGACACGGACAGCGACGGCAAGGTCGGCGAGGCGGAGATCATCTCCTCCTTCGCCCGCTACTTCACCGTCCCCGAATAG
- a CDS encoding STAS domain-containing protein, translating into MVAFKVNDGERGGWSVLLVSGELDLVTSPVLRQRVHDVVAEGQHSLVLDLSEVLFCDSSGVGVLIAARRLIRSCQGHLRVVLPAQGAVDGSHVNRVLGALGVRRLFDVYPDVMTATEDEPEDEADPLSA; encoded by the coding sequence ATGGTGGCCTTCAAAGTGAACGACGGCGAGCGCGGCGGCTGGTCCGTGCTCCTCGTGTCCGGCGAACTGGACCTGGTGACCTCACCGGTGCTGCGCCAGCGGGTGCACGACGTGGTGGCGGAGGGGCAGCACAGCCTGGTCCTCGACCTCTCCGAGGTGCTGTTCTGCGACTCCAGCGGCGTGGGCGTGCTGATCGCCGCCCGCCGTCTGATCCGCTCCTGCCAGGGGCATCTGCGGGTGGTCCTGCCCGCCCAGGGCGCGGTCGACGGCTCGCACGTCAACCGGGTCCTCGGCGCCCTCGGCGTCCGCCGTCTCTTCGACGTCTACCCCGATGTGATGACCGCCACAGAGGACGAGCCCGAGGACGAGGCCGACCCCCTCTCGGCGTGA
- a CDS encoding sigma-70 family RNA polymerase sigma factor, whose protein sequence is MATKDAPPRWDRKMQQRLARGEAAALGELYDRFGSLVHSLAHRVLGDEHAADGITREVFAHVWEHPDAYDPKQGPLRSWVAALTHRLAVQRLRATETAALAQGGQGSTEELERKVRRASVAARADYIVTSMPAPLRAALELAYFQRRDYRQTAVDLGVTEDEARRRLRLGLQLLSTAHDAGAPPGAGGPA, encoded by the coding sequence ATGGCGACGAAGGACGCACCGCCCCGTTGGGACCGCAAGATGCAGCAGCGGCTCGCCCGCGGCGAGGCGGCGGCCCTCGGTGAGCTGTACGACCGCTTCGGGTCCCTCGTGCACTCCCTGGCCCACCGCGTCCTGGGCGACGAGCACGCGGCCGACGGCATCACCCGCGAGGTCTTCGCGCACGTCTGGGAACACCCCGACGCCTACGACCCCAAGCAGGGCCCGCTGCGCTCCTGGGTGGCCGCGCTGACGCACCGGCTCGCGGTGCAGCGGCTGCGCGCGACCGAGACCGCCGCCCTCGCGCAGGGCGGCCAGGGCTCCACGGAGGAGCTGGAGCGCAAGGTCCGCCGTGCCTCCGTCGCCGCCCGCGCCGACTACATCGTCACGTCCATGCCCGCCCCGCTGCGGGCCGCCCTGGAACTGGCGTACTTCCAGCGCCGCGACTACCGCCAGACCGCCGTCGACCTCGGCGTCACCGAGGACGAGGCCCGCCGCCGCCTGCGCCTCGGCCTCCAGCTCCTGTCCACCGCCCACGACGCCGGCGCACCGCCGGGGGCGGGGGGTCCCGCGTGA
- a CDS encoding zf-HC2 domain-containing protein yields MRGGPGGSGGSGDGSGSGSGSGDGGSVDRGSVGGEGEPPRIPMPRASVEDSGRPLPELDAAESRGVPLVLEHRVLKALLGAWALAACSAAETAAVEEHLGECGACAEEALRLRGAVGLLHPVEPLDLDPGLRTRVLTGSFDRRPPRIPVPVWATPYDAETARLDALLQDIGDAEWHAPVRLRWFEGDGPTSRRTTVAGVIAHLLTVDGLVAAALGLDDPLTGESAAKAMTPASRTEAYWRSSHFPPTRSIRSPWREQSHNIVRTVSFTGGSTGKLAVSYGDFELPLHDAMLDRAFECWVHAGDIAEAVDYPYDPPSPRYLNRMIDLAARMLPVVLAERRRHGLASPGSGRHLVGAGEPGRSLRLEIEGHGGGEWLISLDSPGAVGSAEREVAHIALDGVEFCHLAAGHVSPEEAAAGQLGDREAIRDVLFATASLSRM; encoded by the coding sequence ATGCGGGGTGGGCCGGGCGGTTCCGGTGGTTCCGGGGACGGTTCCGGTTCCGGTTCCGGTTCCGGGGACGGTGGTTCCGTGGACCGGGGTTCTGTGGGCGGTGAAGGGGAGCCGCCTCGAATTCCCATGCCGCGGGCCTCCGTTGAGGACAGTGGGCGGCCGTTGCCCGAGTTGGACGCGGCCGAGTCGCGGGGCGTGCCGTTGGTTCTGGAGCACCGGGTGTTGAAGGCGCTGCTCGGGGCGTGGGCGCTGGCCGCGTGTTCGGCGGCGGAGACGGCTGCCGTGGAGGAGCACCTCGGGGAGTGCGGGGCGTGTGCGGAGGAGGCGTTGCGGTTGCGCGGCGCGGTGGGGCTGCTGCATCCTGTCGAGCCGCTCGACCTCGATCCCGGGCTGCGTACGCGGGTGCTGACCGGTTCCTTCGACCGGCGGCCGCCGCGCATTCCGGTGCCGGTGTGGGCGACGCCGTACGACGCGGAGACGGCGCGGCTGGACGCGCTGCTCCAGGACATAGGTGACGCCGAGTGGCACGCGCCCGTGCGGTTGCGGTGGTTCGAGGGTGACGGGCCGACGAGTCGTCGTACGACTGTCGCCGGGGTCATCGCGCATCTGCTGACCGTCGACGGCCTGGTCGCGGCGGCGCTCGGCCTCGACGACCCGCTGACCGGGGAGAGTGCCGCCAAGGCCATGACTCCGGCTTCGCGTACCGAGGCGTACTGGAGGTCGTCGCACTTTCCGCCGACCCGGTCCATCCGCTCGCCGTGGCGCGAGCAGAGCCACAACATCGTGCGCACGGTGTCGTTCACGGGCGGCAGCACCGGCAAACTGGCCGTCTCCTACGGCGACTTCGAGCTTCCGTTGCACGATGCGATGCTCGACCGGGCCTTCGAGTGCTGGGTGCACGCGGGGGATATCGCGGAGGCGGTGGACTACCCGTACGATCCGCCGTCCCCCCGCTACCTGAACCGGATGATCGACCTGGCCGCGCGCATGCTTCCCGTGGTGCTGGCCGAGCGGCGGCGGCATGGGTTGGCTTCGCCGGGGAGTGGGCGGCATCTGGTGGGGGCGGGTGAGCCTGGTCGTAGTCTGCGGCTGGAGATCGAGGGGCACGGTGGGGGTGAGTGGTTGATCTCCCTCGACTCGCCCGGGGCGGTGGGGTCGGCCGAGCGGGAGGTTGCCCATATCGCCCTGGACGGTGTGGAGTTCTGCCATCTGGCCGCGGGGCATGTGTCGCCGGAGGAGGCGGCCGCGGGGCAGCTCGGTGACCGGGAGGCTATCCGGGATGTGCTGTTCGCCACGGCGTCGTTGAGCCGGATGTAG
- the purU gene encoding formyltetrahydrofolate deformylase — translation MNAQSTPAAALADQYVLTLSCPDKQGIVHAVSSYLFMTGCNIEDSQQFGDHDTGLFFMRVHFSAESPVTVEKLRASFAAIGDSFHMDWQINRAADRMRVVLMVSKFGHCLNDLLFRARIGALPVEIAAVVSNHTDFAELVESYHIPFHHIPVTKENKAEAEARVLDLVREENVELVVLARYMQVLSDDLCKALSGRIINIHHSFLPSFKGAKPYHQAHLRGVKLIGATAHYVTADLDEGPIIEQEVERVGHDVTPDQLVAIGRDVECQALARAVKWHAERRILLNGRRTVVFA, via the coding sequence ATGAACGCGCAGTCCACCCCCGCCGCGGCACTCGCCGACCAGTACGTCCTCACCCTGTCGTGCCCCGACAAGCAGGGCATCGTGCACGCCGTGTCGAGCTACCTCTTCATGACCGGCTGCAACATCGAGGACAGCCAGCAGTTCGGTGACCACGACACGGGGCTGTTCTTCATGCGTGTCCACTTCTCGGCGGAGTCGCCGGTGACCGTGGAGAAGCTGCGGGCGAGCTTCGCGGCGATCGGTGACTCGTTCCACATGGACTGGCAGATCAACCGGGCGGCGGACCGGATGCGGGTCGTGCTCATGGTCAGCAAGTTCGGGCACTGCCTCAACGACCTGCTCTTCCGGGCCCGGATCGGTGCGTTGCCGGTGGAGATCGCGGCGGTGGTGTCCAACCACACGGATTTCGCGGAGCTGGTCGAGTCGTACCACATCCCCTTCCACCACATCCCGGTGACGAAGGAGAACAAGGCCGAGGCGGAGGCGCGGGTTCTGGACCTGGTCCGCGAGGAGAACGTCGAACTCGTCGTCCTGGCCCGGTACATGCAGGTCCTCTCCGACGACCTCTGCAAGGCGCTCAGCGGGCGGATCATCAACATCCACCACTCGTTCCTGCCGAGCTTCAAGGGCGCGAAGCCGTATCACCAGGCTCACCTGCGGGGTGTGAAGCTGATCGGGGCGACCGCGCACTACGTCACCGCCGACCTCGACGAGGGCCCGATCATCGAGCAGGAGGTCGAGCGGGTGGGGCACGACGTGACACCGGACCAGCTGGTGGCGATCGGGCGCGACGTGGAGTGCCAGGCGCTGGCGCGGGCCGTCAAGTGGCACGCCGAGCGCCGGATCCTGCTGAACGGGCGCCGGACGGTCGTGTTCGCCTAA
- a CDS encoding SCO4402 family protein, translating into MTVQGSENSSRRPRRSSTMGGMPLNDMPWWRWRSNVRSALHMLSDPAFQQNVWLSGVEGYGDVTDAVYRLVEDTWLDNWSAEKYVGTIFRDSQEAALVDTAVLRVLRIMHQVGPDAHVSVYVDHEAWPDAVRAARDAHVRMAVSDGDDPDAAPRTLEVLQIITRSA; encoded by the coding sequence ATGACCGTGCAAGGTTCGGAGAACTCTTCCCGTCGCCCCCGTCGCTCCTCCACCATGGGCGGCATGCCACTGAACGACATGCCCTGGTGGCGCTGGCGCAGCAACGTGCGTTCCGCGCTGCACATGCTCTCCGATCCGGCGTTCCAGCAGAACGTCTGGCTGTCGGGTGTCGAGGGGTACGGCGACGTCACCGACGCCGTCTACCGCCTCGTCGAGGACACCTGGCTCGACAACTGGTCCGCCGAGAAGTACGTCGGCACGATCTTCCGCGACTCCCAGGAGGCGGCGCTCGTCGACACCGCGGTCCTGCGCGTCCTGCGGATCATGCACCAGGTCGGCCCCGACGCCCATGTCTCCGTGTACGTCGACCACGAGGCGTGGCCGGACGCGGTACGGGCGGCGCGGGACGCGCATGTGCGGATGGCGGTGAGCGACGGGGACGATCCGGATGCGGCGCCGCGGACGCTCGAGGTTTTGCAGATCATCACGCGGTCCGCGTAG
- a CDS encoding ABC transporter substrate-binding protein → MTGRRRNRSTFLPTFTRPVRATALSAAALGACASLLAGCGVIPGTAGGSGDGSITVMTWAPWDTNATNKPGMPAMATAYAKWINKHGGINGRKLKVLTCNDHNTSVAAAKCARQAVQENVVAVVGSYSEFSDSYFAPLEGAGIPYIGGYGVTTEEFTRALSYPVNGGQPALLAGLGKELASTCGPVTLVRPDSIAGDDLPPLLNAGLAAGGHAAATDQLAADDATEYSSQSTRALESASGGSGKEGCVVPSLGDRTDTFMDSFRRDRQDYPAVHAATVLGSVDQTEINSTGGQSGPYEGSYITGWYPVASDVRWDPMKKAVNEVAFGDNRIDPADAGVQTTWIAYTAFKTVVNSLGSGDITADTVRRALDDGVKVNTGGLTPTLQWSPRDDNLASVGLARLVNANVTLQVVRKGVLVSAKKGFFDMTKTLDSADLG, encoded by the coding sequence ATGACAGGCAGGCGACGCAACCGCAGCACCTTCCTCCCCACCTTCACCCGGCCCGTCAGAGCGACCGCGCTGTCGGCGGCAGCTCTGGGGGCATGCGCGTCGCTCCTGGCCGGCTGTGGAGTCATCCCCGGTACCGCGGGAGGCTCCGGGGACGGCTCGATCACCGTCATGACGTGGGCGCCATGGGACACCAACGCGACCAACAAGCCGGGCATGCCCGCCATGGCGACGGCGTACGCGAAGTGGATCAACAAGCACGGCGGGATCAACGGCCGCAAGCTCAAGGTCCTGACCTGCAACGACCACAACACCAGCGTGGCCGCCGCGAAGTGCGCCCGGCAGGCCGTGCAGGAGAACGTCGTCGCGGTCGTCGGCTCGTACAGCGAGTTCAGCGACTCGTACTTCGCCCCGCTGGAGGGCGCCGGCATCCCGTACATCGGCGGCTACGGCGTGACGACCGAGGAGTTCACCCGCGCCCTGTCCTACCCCGTCAACGGCGGCCAGCCCGCGCTCCTGGCGGGCCTCGGCAAGGAACTCGCCTCGACCTGCGGCCCGGTGACCCTCGTACGGCCCGACTCCATCGCCGGCGACGACCTGCCCCCGCTGCTGAACGCCGGGCTCGCGGCGGGCGGCCACGCGGCGGCCACCGACCAGCTCGCGGCCGACGACGCCACCGAGTACTCCAGTCAGTCGACGCGCGCCCTGGAGAGCGCGAGCGGCGGCTCGGGCAAGGAGGGCTGTGTGGTGCCCTCGCTCGGGGACCGTACCGACACCTTCATGGACTCCTTCCGGCGCGACCGCCAGGACTACCCCGCGGTGCACGCCGCGACCGTGCTCGGCAGCGTCGACCAGACCGAGATCAACTCGACGGGCGGGCAGTCCGGGCCGTACGAGGGGTCGTACATCACGGGCTGGTACCCGGTCGCGAGCGACGTGCGCTGGGACCCGATGAAGAAGGCCGTCAACGAGGTGGCCTTCGGCGACAACCGCATCGACCCGGCGGACGCGGGGGTGCAGACCACCTGGATCGCGTACACCGCGTTCAAGACGGTCGTGAACTCGCTCGGCAGCGGTGACATCACCGCCGACACCGTGCGCCGCGCCCTCGACGACGGGGTGAAGGTCAACACGGGCGGGCTCACGCCGACGCTGCAGTGGAGCCCCCGCGACGACAACCTCGCCTCGGTCGGCCTGGCCCGGCTGGTCAACGCGAACGTGACGCTTCAGGTCGTACGGAAGGGCGTTCTGGTGTCCGCGAAGAAGGGCTTCTTCGACATGACGAAGACGCTCGACAGCGCGGACCTCGGCTGA
- a CDS encoding transcriptional regulator: MAARPLVARQPNERLQALIQEAGCSNAGLARRVNMCGAEHGLDLRYDKTSVARWLRGQQPRGRAPAIIAEALGRKLGRTVTIDEIGMANGKNLASGVGLQFSPTVLGAIEQVCELWRSDVGRRDFLSGSSVAASALVEPSRDWLISSPDSQVARAAGPRVGPSDVAAVRAMTQALSDLDHQYGSGHVRPVVVHYLNSVVSGLLAGSYREAVGRELFAAVARLTELAGYMAVDTGQPGLAQRYYIQALRLAQAAGDRGYGGYVLAASMSHLAAQLGNPREIAQLARAAQEGARGRVTPRAEAMFYAAEARGHALMGDARSAQLASGRAVSALDAADPSTGDDPAWIAHFDEAYLADELAHCHRDLGQAEAAARSAQESLDGHPESRARRRAIGYVLLASAQVQQREIEQACNTGLKAVELLGSLRSNRGAEYLDDLQQRLEPYRDEPVVREFGARMELQAAA; encoded by the coding sequence ATGGCCGCAAGGCCACTTGTCGCGCGGCAGCCGAACGAACGGCTGCAGGCGCTCATCCAGGAGGCGGGGTGCTCGAACGCCGGGCTGGCCCGCCGGGTCAACATGTGCGGCGCCGAGCACGGTCTCGACCTGCGCTACGACAAGACGTCCGTGGCCCGTTGGCTGCGGGGACAGCAGCCGCGCGGGCGGGCTCCGGCGATCATCGCCGAGGCACTGGGCCGCAAGCTGGGCCGTACGGTCACGATCGACGAGATCGGCATGGCCAACGGCAAGAACCTCGCGTCGGGCGTGGGCCTGCAGTTCTCGCCGACCGTCCTCGGGGCCATCGAGCAGGTGTGTGAGCTGTGGCGCAGCGATGTGGGGCGCCGGGACTTCCTGTCCGGTTCGTCGGTCGCCGCGTCCGCGCTGGTGGAGCCGAGCCGTGACTGGCTGATCTCCTCGCCGGACTCGCAGGTCGCCCGCGCGGCCGGACCGCGCGTCGGCCCGTCCGACGTGGCGGCGGTCCGCGCGATGACCCAGGCACTGAGCGACCTGGACCACCAGTACGGCAGCGGGCATGTGCGCCCGGTCGTCGTGCACTACCTCAACAGCGTCGTCTCCGGGCTGCTCGCGGGGTCGTACCGGGAGGCCGTGGGGCGTGAACTCTTCGCCGCCGTCGCCCGGTTGACGGAACTCGCCGGCTACATGGCTGTGGACACGGGTCAACCCGGCCTGGCCCAGCGGTACTACATCCAGGCGCTGCGCCTCGCCCAGGCGGCGGGGGACAGGGGATACGGCGGCTATGTGCTGGCGGCCTCCATGAGTCACCTCGCCGCGCAGCTCGGAAACCCGCGTGAGATCGCCCAGTTGGCGAGGGCGGCGCAGGAGGGGGCGCGCGGGCGCGTGACCCCGCGGGCCGAGGCGATGTTCTACGCGGCGGAGGCGCGCGGGCACGCCCTGATGGGGGACGCGCGGTCGGCGCAGCTCGCTTCGGGGCGCGCGGTGAGCGCGCTGGACGCGGCGGATCCGTCGACCGGGGACGACCCGGCGTGGATCGCGCACTTCGACGAGGCCTATCTCGCCGACGAACTGGCGCACTGCCACCGGGACTTGGGACAGGCGGAAGCGGCGGCCCGGTCCGCGCAGGAGTCCCTGGACGGACACCCGGAGTCGCGGGCACGCCGCCGGGCCATCGGATACGTCCTCCTCGCGAGCGCGCAGGTGCAGCAGCGCGAGATCGAGCAGGCCTGCAACACGGGCCTGAAAGCGGTGGAGTTGCTCGGTTCGCTGCGGTCCAACCGGGGCGCCGAGTACCTGGACGACTTGCAGCAGCGGCTGGAGCCGTACCGGGACGAGCCGGTGGTGAGGGAGTTCGGGGCGCGGATGGAGTTGCAGGCCGCCGCGTGA
- a CDS encoding bifunctional DNA primase/polymerase has protein sequence MEETIAGTEAAQIPKQRGESLLETAVRYAEERHWDVFPGTWLEAVDGVQHCSCGDPACAAPGAHPAREDWATQATGSATVARRMWQKQPASSILLPTGRTFDAISVPESSGFLALARMERMELTLGPVTLTPARRMEFFVLPGAAVKVPDLVRRIGWAPASLDLVVLGEGAYVAAPPTRFGSRGAVQWACRPTAANRWLPDAEELISPLAYACGRDR, from the coding sequence GTGGAAGAGACGATCGCGGGCACCGAAGCCGCTCAGATTCCGAAGCAGCGCGGGGAATCGCTGCTGGAGACAGCCGTACGCTACGCCGAGGAGCGCCACTGGGACGTCTTCCCCGGCACCTGGCTGGAAGCCGTCGACGGGGTGCAGCACTGCTCCTGCGGCGACCCCGCGTGCGCCGCACCCGGCGCACACCCGGCGCGTGAGGACTGGGCGACGCAGGCGACGGGCAGTGCGACGGTCGCGCGGCGGATGTGGCAGAAGCAGCCGGCGTCTTCGATTCTGTTGCCCACGGGGCGGACGTTCGACGCGATTTCCGTTCCGGAGAGTTCGGGGTTTCTCGCGCTGGCCCGGATGGAGCGGATGGAACTGACGCTCGGGCCTGTGACGTTGACGCCTGCGCGGCGGATGGAGTTCTTCGTGCTGCCCGGGGCCGCGGTGAAGGTGCCGGATCTGGTGCGGCGGATCGGGTGGGCGCCTGCTTCTCTTGATCTTGTGGTGCTGGGTGAGGGTGCGTATGTGGCTGCGCCGCCTACGCGGTTCGGGTCTCGGGGGGCTGTGCAGTGGGCCTGTCGGCCTACCGCGGCGAACCGTTGGTTGCCGGATGCGGAGGAGTTGATCTCGCCGCTCGCCTATGCGTGTGGGCGGGATCGGTAA